A region of the Lycium barbarum isolate Lr01 chromosome 1, ASM1917538v2, whole genome shotgun sequence genome:
TGGTGGTCCAATTAGATCAAGTTGGGTCTCAATGTTGAAGTGGTTCTAGTCTCAATTCAATTTTGTTGACTTTTGTGTTGACTTGCTTATGTTGGATCGAATTGAAGATCAACAACACTTGATCTTGATATAATTAGAGTCACACCTTCATTCCACCAAGCATTGGTGGTCCAATTGGATTAAGTTGGATCCCAATGTTAAAGTGGTCGTAGTCTCAATTCAGGGTTTAGGGCAGGTGAGAAGATCAACCAACATATTAAATGCTTCTACATCATTAAATACCAAACCCTAACAAGGAAAATCCATTATCTACTTTCATTTTCCTAAAACTTTCCGAAAAAAGATGTCTTCCCAAAACATAAGTTCAACTACTCAAGGTTCTTCGGATGATCCAGTACCAGCTCCAGTATGGGAGATTGCGGCTTTGAAGGCTGAAGTGAAAGAACTTAGGCACATTGCGAGGAATCTTAGGAATGAACTTTGGGAGCTGAGGCGCAGGTTTTGGGCTTACATTGAAGAAGTCAACAATATTGATCTTTAGTATGGATGATATAGTTTTTCTACTCTAGCATGTTGGTGCTTTAGTCGTTAATCTATGTTTTGAAAGAAGTTGTTTTGATGTTAAGATGGTCTACTTCTGTTATATGTCTTAGTTTTTGTTTTGAAACATAGTAAGTTGGTTAATGTAGCAAAAAGCATGCACAATGTAAGAATTTGGCTCTATTATGTTGCTACTGTCTTTGTGTTCTTGTtgaaggctttttttttttttttttttggtttggtaCACAAAAAATACTTAAAGAAAGTCTAACATTACTTGCAAATTCATCCAGATTGGGTCACTATTAGAACAACAAACTTGAAAAATATGATTGGTATTTAAATAGTCCaggttaattattttatttttattaaatttaaaataaTCACGAATTTAAGTGATATTGTTTTTAAAGTTAAGTGACATTGTTTTTAAAGTTAAGTGGCATTATTTTTAAACTTATTACAAATTTAAGTTTTTTCACAGGTGCAAAAACTCTTAAGAACTTAAAACAGGATTCTATAAACCCAAATtcataaaatattgatattgatattcaTAATTAAGAGCATACAAAGTTCAAAGACGTTTCAAACCAAAACGTCTGGTAATGCATTTGCAAAAGCTACGAACAATGGGTCGTCATTAACAACCACAAATTTAACAAATTCATCAGAGCTCCTAAACAATACAAAATCCAGCACATCTCCTTCTTCAAAACCTGCCCCTTCAACGAATTTTTTCCATCCATCCTGGATTCTCCTTCTTTGACCACAGGGTACAATTTTGGTTGTCCATACGACATTGTGATGAACAATCCTAGTGGTAGTGACTCGAGGTGGAATGTATTGAGATACAACCGTTGGCAACCactgtaaaaaataataattataaataCATTGTAATTttaacaaagaaaaaaataatgGAAATGTGAGTACTACATCATCCAACGTTGCATAAGATCTACTCAGCCTTATTCTGAAACGGGGTGGGGACAGTGACTCGGATGGACTTGAGTGAAATCGGCCATTTATCAACAAAAATTTTTGGTTTGCAAAACTACTTTGTATTGAAATTTTTTAGGGTAAATAATAAGTTAGTGCTGAATGTTCTTAAATAGGAGTAGTAAATTGGAGTGAGAAGGCACCTTTTCGCCTTTTCATTTTCCCTTCTAAACGTTTTTCAATCCCAAAAATGTTGAATTCCCTCCATTAAGAAAGAATAATTGAATTTTCCGAATTTTAAAATGATATTTTACTACGTTTTCTCAGATTTCTAATAATTTCTATTGAACAAGTAATATGGGAGAATTtatgaaactattttttttaaagacaattttttcaaaattttggcagaacatTCCCAATTTTGTGATCAAATCACATGTTTGAAGTCAATACAAATAGAAAACTTCTCTTTGTTACGCAATACGTACAAAAACTTGCAATACTAACAAACAAATAATGCATCATCCAGTACATTAACATTTACACTATTTTGAAACACATAATAAAACTTCCAATTGAATCAATACATACAAAAACTTGCAATACTAACAAACAAATAATGCATCACTAtttgaaacaaaaaataaaacttCCAATTCAATTAAACGACTGGTTGGTCTGTTTGAACATCACCACCACTACTTCTATTATAACTACCGCCACTTGTACCACCCCCTACACCTCTACCTCTTGTTCTTGCACTCCTACGTGCAGGTCTTGTTGAACTTGTACCACCATTATTATCACCTCCACCGGCATTGTCACCATTGGCATTAGGTCCAGTTCTCGCACTCCCTTGTGCACGCCTTCGTGTACTTGTACCACCATTATTATCAACTGCATTAGCATGATCACATCCATTCTCATTATTTTCATTGGCATTAGGTACACATCTAGCCCTATACCCTGCTCCACCCCCTCGCCTAAAGACGTTTACACGTCCTCCTCTACGTCTGTTAATTGGTGGCCTTCCACGTGGACGAGTCTCTCTTGGGTTTCTTATGTATGTGAAATTATCATCGTCTGAATCATCTCCCCCAACGTCTAGCACCAGCATATCATCATCCTAATCTAAATAGGCAGCCAGTCTGGCTTTCATTACATTTTTAAAGTCTCTAATTTTCACTTCACTATCCAATGCAACATCAGAGACCCTGTCAAACCATTTGTTCAACATATAATATCTTTTGAACTCATCAGTCATGGTTGGGTTGCCACCAGGAAAGTTTCCTCAAGTGTGGACGAACGGCATCTCTTCTCCACCTTTTAATTATATACCTCTCAGGGATTATGTCAATCCGCTTTCTTGACATAACTTCTAGTATATGGCAACACAAAATATAAGTAGATTCAAAGTGTTTGCAATTACATTCCAAATATTCGCCGTTTGTTCTGTATTCCACCAAGAACACAAATATATTGCCATGAAAATCATTCTTATTTGAATAATCTGCAACGTCGAACTTCTCTACACCTTCCACCACTTCAGCATCTTCATGAATGCTCGTTTTACAGTGATACTTTTTCGCTACCTGGTCCATAAAAAGATTATATATTGTACGAGTGTAATGAGTTTGTATTTGTTCCTCCCACAAGAATCTAGAGAAAACTTTTGCTTCTGTATACCTAGAAATAAATTCAGAAGTTAACTCTTTATCAAACTTTGGTCTCAAGGCTATCTCGTATTGCTCAACAAACAGCTTTAGTGTGCTAGAACCACTGATATAGCCATcaaagaaagcatgcatacccTCACACCTTTGTGTGGACAGCATACCAGCCCAAAAATAGTGTTTTAGGTATACAGGAACCCACTTCTCCCTTTCCAAAAACAAATTAGATAACCATCTTCTGTTTTGTAACTCATATATTTGAATAAATGCCTCCCATTTTCCAACAAATTCATCAATAGTAATGCTATCAAAGATTACTGCTTTAAATTCCCTCTTGGCAATTTTAGCATTATGAACTCGCTTTAGCCTGAAAGGCAACTTTGTGAAAATGTGCCAAATACAATACCTGTGGATTGCGTCTGGCATCACCACTCTGATAGCTGCCTTAATACTCTCACATTGGTCTGTCATAATAGCGGTTGGAGCTACACCATTCATGGCTCTAAGCCAAGTAGAGAAGACATATTTGTAAGTGTTAGCATCCTCGCTTGTAATCAAAGCACATCCAAGAAGTATGGACTGCTGGTGCTGATTCACATCAATGAATAAAGCAAACAGCATATGCCATTGATTCACAAGGTAGGTAGTGTCaaaacatatcacatcacaaaattcAAGATATGCATACTTAGAATGTGTATGAACCCATACACAGTTACGTACCCTGCCAGAATTATCGTGGTCTACTGCATAGAAAAACTCCCTATCCTTAATCTGCATGTCAAGAAAAAACCTGTTTATTGCTTCTGCATCGGTGGAAAAGGTTCTCAACCTCCTCTCCCACAAAATATAGTTTCTGCAGTCCTTGTGGGTACATCCCAAATTCTCAGGACCACCAACTTCAACTTCTAAGAGTCTTATGCTCGTTGAAGGTCTCAAACCTGCAATGTCGTGAGCAACAAGCTGCCTCTTCAAACTCCTGCTCATTTCCCTGTGTGAAGGCATAAATCGTGATAGTCTGGCATCCAACACATGATTATGCTCACTTTCAACCTTAGTGACACGCCATGATGATCCATCAACCATCATAACAGCATTAACACGAGCTTTACATTCAATCCTTTTGCTCgatttcttttgttttcctttcctTAACCTATCACAAGCATAGACAACATAATTAACAAAATCACTATGTTTTTTTAACTCTATTTTTTTCACCACACCAAACCCTTTCAATCTGGCGCGCTCTCTGTAAAATGAAAACATTGAATCTTTACTTCCAAATGTCATCCCTTCAAGAGGACCTTGTAAAAATTGTTCATGTGTAAATCTCTCCCCATTCATTCCTCCTCTAGCTTCATCTTCATCTGTCACATCATGCTCAGGTTCATATTCATTCGTCAAAGGATCCTCTTCGTAGTCCTCAAAGTGATCAGGAGTATTTACCTCTTCCTCTACACACACCAAGTTGAGCCCTTCATCTTCGCTGTCCAAGTATGGGTCTGGACCTCCACCATTGAAATCCTCtgaatcttcatcttcatcttctccaACATTAGAGAGCAAACAAACGGTCATTACCTTCAATCCCTAAAACATTATTCAAGGTTGCCCTTATATCACCGTCTTCAATGTTGTTAACGACATTTTCACCGTTGTAATCATCAGTTTCACTGTTGTAATCAACGTTTTCACTGTTGTTATTATCAACATTGAAAATGTTTGGGTCCATTTTATGTTTGTGATTTTGGCAAAGGAAGAAGAGAAAAGAGTAAGAGGCAACTGTTGTGgaagatgaaataaaataaaaaagaggcACCTGTTGTACGTAGGAAAGACTTTATCCCAGCGAATAGAAGATACTCAGCTCCGCACAACATAGGGATTAGCACACTTTCGGGAAGAATAACGTAAATGTATAACGCCTAAATGTATAAAAACGAGATTGCTCATCTTCTCGAGGTGTTTGAAAAACGGAAAAGTTGAGCATGCCTAAGTGTAATTATGACTTAGTCTTGgagggaaaaaaaaataaaaaattgtttaGAGCCATATTCATTAAGGGTAATTAGGACTTTTTAAGTGGGTTGTGCCAAGTTGTGCCATTTCGAGTTGTGCCAAATAGCAGCACCCAAATATTTATTCATACACGAAATTATACCAAATCACTGAATTTAACCTTAATTGTTAAAAATTAAATTGAGAATATACATCACTTAACCATGATCAACTGATAAACAAGTGTCGAAAAACATGTATCTTGCATTAATTGGtttgatatatatatacctgGTAAGTTCTCAATGAGAGGATATTGATACAGCTCAAGTATAATATGCATTATGCATAAGCGGTCCAATTATTTTCTTTAAGTTGTTATTTAGTATTCATTTAGTATTAGGTCGAAAGTCAAAGGAAGACAGATTGTTTAAAGAATCATTTTGCGGAATTTCAGTTTATTGTTGAAGTGAGAAAACCAGAAAGGTGTTGGGGGAAGAATGAGCATGCATGGGAACGTACAGTTTGCTGTAAAAGAGTTGGCTGATGGATGAAAATTAATTGTGAAAATTGCCTTGCTCTATGTGCCATCATTAAAGTGTAAATGAGGAAGACGCGTAGAATTAGTTTGCCTGACATTTATCTTCCAGTTGAGTATAGAAGGATAAGTGATGGCTCTTTCGGGATCTCTCTCTTCTTGTTACAAGTCCCCGTTTTGATTCAtataacattattttttttattattgagtttaaaaataaataatatatttttgaatttataattttaatttttaaattctaCTTTACATTTAACAAAAAGCTTTAGCTATACAAATACTTACTCCATTCCTTTTACTAAACTTGACACTCTCCTTAATTAAGAAATCATTTATTATGACATttttaaatcataaatttcaaaaaCCTCAGTTTTTTCTTAAACTTGATCGGAAGTTTTTATTTAATTACTTCTTAGAGTATCAGTTTGCTTTGTTAGAAGCGGTTTTCTTGGTTCTGTAGAGTGTTTGTGTTGAGCAGCTTAGGGTCAATAGTACCAGGTACCACAGATTGGACTTGTAAAGCTTctgtttttgttttattttcaatGTTTTTTTATGTCCAGGCCAGTTTCGCTGGGAGCTTTTTAAGTTTAAGTTATAAACCGAAACAATGAAAAACCGACTTAATTGATTTGATTTCATTCTAACATTTGAAAAATCGACAAGTTTATTTGATCATCGTTTAGAGGATAATCTATTcgaaccgaaccatgaacaccctaCCTCCGGGTCTTCTTCTAGGGTGGTTGAATATCTAAATGAAAATAGTCCGATTATGTTGAAGTGAATGAGACAATTGCTGACACAAATTCAATTTCTAAGGACAATATGGTGGGACCATAATCAGTCTTTTCAGGACAACTCCAGTGCTTTGCCCAGGTCTTTCACAGTGCCAAATTTGGTTTCTTCGGTCCTAGACCAGTCTTGTTGAAAATATAATTTTGAATATTATAAGTTCA
Encoded here:
- the LOC132616795 gene encoding protein FAR-RED IMPAIRED RESPONSE 1-like produces the protein MDPNIFNVDNNNSENVDYNSETDDYNGENVVNNIEDGDIRATLNNVLGIEDEDEDSEDFNGGGPDPYLDSEDEGLNLVCVEEEVNTPDHFEDYEEDPLTNEYEPEHDVTDEDEARGGMNGERFTHEQFLQGPLEGMTFGSKDSMFSFYRERARLKGFGVVKKIELKKHSDFVNYVVYACDRLRKGKQKKSSKRIECKARVNAVMMVDGSSWRVTKVESEHNHVLDARLSRFMPSHREMSRSLKRQLVAHDIAGLRPSTSIRLLEVEVGGPENLGCTHKDCRNYILWERRLRTFSTDAEAINRFFLDMQIKDREFFYAVDHDNSGRVRNCVWVHTHSKYAYLEFCDVICFDTTYLVNQWHMLFALFIDVNQHQQSILLGCALITSEDANTYKYVFSTWLRAMNGVAPTAIMTDQCESIKAAIRVVMPDAIHRYCIWHIFTKLPFRLKRVHNAKIAKREFKAVIFDSITIDEFVGKWEAFIQIYELQNRRWLSNLFLEREKWVPVYLKHYFWAGMLSTQRCEGMHAFFDGYISGSSTLKLFVEQYEIALRPKFDKELTSEFISRYTEAKVFSRFLWEEQIQTHYTRTIYNLFMDQVAKKYHCKTSIHEDAEVVEGVEKFDVADYSNKNDFHGNIFVFLVEYRTNGEYLECNCKHFESTYILCCHILEVMSRKRIDIIPERVSDVALDSEVKIRDFKNVMKARLAAYLD